The DNA sequence ACCGTGGCCACAAAGGGCTTGCGGTAGCTTCCCCTAGGGCGTTCCCGCAAGAAGGCCCGGAGCTTCGCCTGCTTTTCCGGCTGGAGAAAGCCCACCACCTCGGCGAAGCGGTCGCGGCTTTGCGCTCCCAGGATGAGCTCGTACTGCTCGGCCACGGGGTAGGCCTTGTGGCCTCCCCGGCCATCGGGGAGGAGCTTTTCTCCCGCCGCCCGCCGCCGGTGGATTTTCCCGTAGATGCCCAGGTTGAGGAGGAGAAGCTGGACGTCTTGCAGAAGCCCCAGACTGGAGGAGGCCAAGCGTATGGTGGCGTCCTGTTTGCTGGGGTTGACCTGGACCGAGCCATCGGCGCTGAAGAGGCCCCGCAAGAACCCCACCACCGCCTCCCGGGGCGCCCGGAAGAGGCTTTCGGGAACCCGCTTCTCCGTGGCCTTGGCGGGCTTCACCCCCAGGGCTTGGAAGAACTCGGCGGGAATCCGGTTGAAGTGGAGGTGGTAGGTGTTGGAGGGGGTTTCTTGGAGGGTACCTCCTCCGAACCAGTCCTGGAGCAGGGTGGGAAGCCAGGACACCTCCTCGTAGTCCTTTCGCGAGAAGTAGAACCCCACCCCATCCTCCCGCAGGTACCCATCGCCCAGAAGCCAGCCCAGGGCCGCGCCCAGCTCCGGGCTCCAACGGGTGGGCAGGCGGGCGTACTGGCCCTTCACATCCTCCCGGCCCCGCCCACTCCGGCTTCCCGCGGCGGCCACCCGTTCCCGGGCCACCGCCAGGGCGGGGGCAGGGAGGAGGTCTTCCTTGGGGAAAAGTCCCTCCCCGCTTTGCACCAGGACGCGATCCCCCGGCTTCAGCGCCCCCGCTTCCCGGTAGCCTTCTGGGGTGAGGACCAGGTGGTCGGGGGTGAGGGTGAGCTCGAGGCCCTCCCGGGTCCTGAGGCGCACCACGGGCTTCGTTCCGGTGAAGAAGGCTTTGGCCGCCCGGCGCACGGCGGTGCCCGTCTGCGGCAGGGGCTGGCCCATCCCCCCAAAGGGGGCGCGGTTGTCGGTGACCAGGAAAAAGCTCCCCTTCTCAGCCAGCTCGGCGATGGGCACCAGGCCGTACTCGGTGGGGATGCGGGTGGGGCCTACGAAGCAGGGGTTGGTGGAGCGAATCTGGTAGCGTTCGCCCAAACCCTTGAGGGCAGAAAGCCCGTTGATCCGGTCCACGAAGATGAGGCCCGGCTCCCCCGTGGCCCAGGCGTGCCAGGCGATCTCGTGCCAGAGCCAGCGGGCGGGCACCTTGCCCCCGTAGAGGGGCACGGGCTTGGCCCCGTCCCCCCGCTCGGGGAGCTCGGGCACCTTCCCCGTGTAGGGGCCCTCCACCGGGTGGGGGTAGTACTTGCCGGGCACCTCCACGGGGGCCACGGGCCAGAGGGCGTCCTCCTCCAGGGCCTTCATGAAGGCGTCCGTGACCAGGACGGAGATGTTGAAGGTGGAGATGTCCCCCTCGGCCTTCTCCCGGTCCAGATCCTTGGCGGTGAGGAAGTCCAGGAGGTCGGGGTGCTCGATGGCGAGGGTGGCCATGCCCGCACCCCTCCTCGTGCCTCCCTGGCGCACCACCCGGAGCACGGGGGCGTACACGTAGCGCAGGGTGGCCACCGGTCCCGCCCCCTCCGCCCCCAGGGCGGCCCACTCCAGGAAGTGGTCGAAGATCTCGAAGAGGAAGCTCACCGGCCCCGAGCTGGTCCCCCCGGAGCCCCGGATGGGGGCCCCTTCCGGCCGGAGGAGGCTAAAGTCCACGTGGGGCTCCTGGCCCCGCCGGGCCAGGTCCGCGGCCTCCTTGGCGGCCTCGATGATGCCCCCCATGTCGTCCGGCACCAGGATGCGCTCCTTGGGGGGCTCTTTCACCGTGAGGACCCCGTGGCGCTCCGCCAGGGCCTTGAGCTCGGGGGCTAGCTCCCCGTAGACCACCCGCACGAAGTTCTTGAGGGCGATCTCCTCCTTGGCGCCGTCGGGATTGGTGGGGGGGCGCATGAGGCCCCGGATGAAGTCCTCCACGTCCGGGTGCCCCGCGGCCAGGTAGGCCACCCCCCGCACCGCCTGGCGCTTGCGGTTCCCCCGGGAGCGGTAGGGGTCCAGGTTGACCCCGTTCCCCCCACCCACCTTGGTGACCAGGGCCAGCTTCTTGGCCACCTCCATGATCCCGGCGAAGCTCTCCGGGGGGTTTTCCGTGGCCCCTTGCACGAAGCAGTTGAGGAGGTTGCCGTGGGGGGTGCCCGCCCCCGCCAGGATCCGCCCCCCGGGGGAGAAGCGCTTGGAGCTCATGAGCTCGAAGAAGCGCTCCTCCCAAAAGGCGCGGTCCTCCGGCCTTTCCACCTTGGCGATCTCCCGGGCCACCCGGCGGAACATGCCCAGGATGTCCCCGTCCCCCTCCTGCAGGTACTGGCGCTTGGCGATGGCCTGGGCGTGCTCGTCGAAGGTCGGCATAGGTACTTCGGAACGGCGCTCCATACATCCCCCTCGAGGCTTCCCCCCACATCTTGGGGTGAACAGGCTGCATCCTACTACTCATGGGGTCCGGCGGCAAGTGGGAAGGGTCACAGTTGGCACCTGCGTTGACTAGATCCCCCAAGCCTACCAAGAATAGGAAGGGTGCGCGCGGCCTTCCGCACCCTGGGGTGCAAGGTAAACCAGGTGGAGACCGAGGCCCTCCTGGGCTTCCTCAAGGCCCTGGAGCCGGAGGTGGTCCCTCTGGAGGCGGGGGCCGACCTGGTGGTCATCAACACCTGCGCGGTGACCACCACCGCCGAGGCGGACGCCCGCAAGGAGATCCGCCGGGCGAGGCGGGCCAATCCAGGGGCTTTCATCGTGGTCACCGGGTGCTACGCCGAACTCTCCCCTGAGGCGGTGCGGGAACTGGGGGCGGATGCCGTGGTGCCCAACAGCCGCAAGGCGGAGCTTCCCAGGGTGATCCTGGAGCGCTTCGGCCTCCCCTCGGACCCCATCACCACCCCCCCCAACGCGTTCTGGGGGGCGGGGGAAAGGGGGCTTTTGAACGGCCGGGTGCGGGCCTTCCTCAAGGTGCAAGACGGCTGCCAGGCGGGGTGCGCCTACTGCATCATCCCCCGCCTCAGGGGCAAGGAGCGCCACCGGGACTATAGGGAGGCCCTGGCCGAGGCCGAGGCCCTCCTGCGGGTGGGGGTGAAGGAGATCGTCCTCACCGGGGTGCGCCTCGGCAGCTACCGGGGTCATCCCAAGGGCCTTGCGGGCCTGGTGGAGGACCTCTACCATCTGGGGGCCAAGGTGCGGCTTTCCTCCCTCGAGCCCGAGGACACGGGGGAGGACCTCCTCCGGGTCCTCGCCCGGTATGCCCCCGAGGTGCGGCCCCACCTGCACCTCTCCCTGCAGACGGGTTCGGACCGCCTCCTGAGGCTCATGGGCCGCCGCTACGACAAGGCCTACTATCGAGCCCTGGTCCAGCGGGCCTACGAGCTCATCCCCGGCTTTGCCCTCACCACCGACGTGATCGCCGGGCTTCCCACGGAGACCGAGGAGGAGCACCGGGAGACCCTGGCCTTCCTGGAAGAGCTCCGGCCCACCCGGGTCCACGCCTTCACCTACACCCCCCGGCCCAAGACCCGGGCCGCGGCCATGCCCCAGGTGCCGCCGGAGGTGCGCAAGCGGCGCACCAAGGAGATCATCGCTTTGGCCCAGCGTCTGGCGGAGGAACGCATGAGGTCCAAGCTGGGGAGCCAGGTGGAGGTCTTGGTGGAGAGAATCCAGAACGGCTTGGCCTTGGGCCACACCCCTGACTACTACGAGGCCCGGCTCTCCGGCCCCGCCCGGCCGGGGGAGACGGTGTGGGCGGAGGTGGAGGGAGTTGAAGGGTATGTCCTCATAGGACAGGT is a window from the Thermus thermamylovorans genome containing:
- a CDS encoding MiaB/RimO family radical SAM methylthiotransferase, which codes for MRAAFRTLGCKVNQVETEALLGFLKALEPEVVPLEAGADLVVINTCAVTTTAEADARKEIRRARRANPGAFIVVTGCYAELSPEAVRELGADAVVPNSRKAELPRVILERFGLPSDPITTPPNAFWGAGERGLLNGRVRAFLKVQDGCQAGCAYCIIPRLRGKERHRDYREALAEAEALLRVGVKEIVLTGVRLGSYRGHPKGLAGLVEDLYHLGAKVRLSSLEPEDTGEDLLRVLARYAPEVRPHLHLSLQTGSDRLLRLMGRRYDKAYYRALVQRAYELIPGFALTTDVIAGLPTETEEEHRETLAFLEELRPTRVHAFTYTPRPKTRAAAMPQVPPEVRKRRTKEIIALAQRLAEERMRSKLGSQVEVLVERIQNGLALGHTPDYYEARLSGPARPGETVWAEVEGVEGYVLIGQVAPTVVEWGQHASKPV